A window of Synechococcales cyanobacterium T60_A2020_003 genomic DNA:
GTGCCGCCGAGTTAGTGTCCATTTTGCGAAATGCTAAACTTGCTCTCCCGGAAGGCACCATTTTAGAGTTGGGCTGCGGTACAGGGTTTGTGACCCGCGAGTTGGTGAATGCATTTCCAGATCGGACACTGGAAATCACCGATTTATCGGCTGAAATGCTGACCTATTGCCAAGCGCAAATCTCTCCGCTTAGACATCCATCCATCTATTTTCAACAGCTAGATGGCGAAATGCTGGCTACGGAACGGCAGTACGCGGCGATCGCCAGTGGCTTTGTAGTGCAGTGGTTTGATGATGTGGAACGGAGCCTGAAACGCCTGAGTCGTGCGCTTGTACCGGGTGGAATGCTAGTCTCCTCTTTCCCGACCAGCCAGAGTTTTCCAGAGTGGAAACAGATTTGTGAAGCGGTCAACCTGCCCTTTACGGGAAACCCTATGCCAGAAGTCGATTCTCTGTGTGAGCACCTGAGCCGTGATGGTTTGGCATGCCGTTA
This region includes:
- a CDS encoding methyltransferase domain-containing protein is translated as MSASIPAVDKDRLAATFGKAAPCYDDCAIVQRHCAAELVSILRNAKLALPEGTILELGCGTGFVTRELVNAFPDRTLEITDLSAEMLTYCQAQISPLRHPSIYFQQLDGEMLATERQYAAIASGFVVQWFDDVERSLKRLSRALVPGGMLVSSFPTSQSFPEWKQICEAVNLPFTGNPMPEVDSLCEHLSRDGLACRYQERWMSTAHNRAIDFFKDLKSIGADMGRSPYTLSLKQFRQLMDAWDAQSLPAIRVSYHIAFLITQRL